Proteins encoded within one genomic window of Halocatena marina:
- the gcvT gene encoding glycine cleavage system aminomethyltransferase GcvT yields MVLRTPPLRDVHADRGAKFTEFGGWDMPVEFDSIRTEHEAVRESAGLFDVSHMGEIEVRGPDATELMQRLTTNDVRKLSSGVGQYSAITDESGILIDDTVVYSLDDGYLFVPNAGHDEEIEERWRTHRDEWELDCTIENTTEQYAMFAVQGPDSVDLVDSATETTQAIDSFEIKTVTIDGIECLASRTGYTGEDGFELIVPWDDAETVWGAFDCQPCGLGARDTLRLEQGFLLSGQDFHHEENPRTPFEAGISFVVALDTEFVGRDELAEQTDPDEQFVGIELTERGVPRHGYDIVDADERIIGTVTSGTMSPTLERPIALGYVPAEYADPETDVWIDIRGREKAAYITNPPFEHSIE; encoded by the coding sequence ATGGTCCTACGAACGCCGCCGTTGCGCGACGTACACGCGGATCGGGGGGCGAAGTTCACGGAATTTGGCGGGTGGGATATGCCAGTGGAGTTCGATTCCATCAGGACTGAGCACGAGGCTGTCCGGGAATCAGCCGGGCTATTCGACGTCTCGCACATGGGCGAGATCGAAGTGCGTGGTCCTGATGCGACCGAACTGATGCAGCGGCTCACCACGAACGACGTACGGAAACTCTCATCTGGGGTGGGTCAGTACTCGGCGATCACCGACGAGAGCGGGATTCTCATCGACGATACAGTCGTTTACAGTCTCGATGACGGGTATCTGTTCGTTCCGAACGCTGGCCACGACGAGGAGATAGAAGAACGCTGGCGAACGCATCGGGATGAGTGGGAACTTGACTGTACAATCGAGAACACGACCGAGCAGTACGCGATGTTCGCCGTGCAAGGACCGGACAGCGTGGACCTCGTCGATTCGGCCACAGAGACCACACAAGCGATAGATAGCTTCGAAATCAAGACAGTCACCATCGATGGCATCGAGTGTCTCGCGTCTCGCACGGGGTACACAGGCGAAGATGGGTTCGAACTGATTGTGCCGTGGGACGATGCGGAGACGGTGTGGGGAGCGTTCGACTGTCAGCCCTGTGGATTAGGTGCCCGCGATACCCTCCGGCTCGAACAGGGGTTTCTCCTCTCCGGTCAGGATTTCCATCACGAAGAAAATCCCCGAACGCCGTTCGAGGCAGGAATCAGCTTCGTCGTCGCGCTCGATACGGAGTTCGTCGGACGCGACGAACTTGCTGAGCAGACAGATCCCGACGAGCAGTTCGTGGGAATCGAACTCACCGAGCGGGGAGTTCCTCGCCACGGCTACGACATCGTCGACGCCGACGAACGAATCATCGGTACCGTCACCAGTGGAACGATGAGTCCGACGCTCGAAAGGCCGATCGCACTCGGATACGTTCCCGCTGAGTATGCCGATCCG